One window of the Nocardia terpenica genome contains the following:
- a CDS encoding enoyl-CoA hydratase-related protein: protein MTESSAPGFRTDRDGRVLRITLTNPQRKNAVGYDTMAALGDTFLAAAQDRAVRAIVLTGEGGDFCTGADLSAAPAEAQRGITPEMTMDVANRLVRAIIDVPVPVVARVRGAAAGVGVALALAADLTYAADDSYLLLAFINIGLMPDGGAAALVAAAAGRPLAAEMALLGERLPAPTAAAHGLFTAVLPAAELDARVDAVAAKLAQGPRRALELTKRALNHATLTSLDTTLAAEKAGQVELLRSPDFAEGALAMLTKRRAVFTD, encoded by the coding sequence ATGACCGAGAGCTCCGCGCCGGGTTTCCGCACCGATCGCGACGGGCGGGTGCTGCGCATCACCCTGACCAATCCCCAGCGCAAGAACGCCGTCGGCTACGACACGATGGCCGCGCTGGGCGACACCTTCCTGGCCGCGGCGCAGGACCGCGCGGTGCGCGCGATCGTGCTCACCGGGGAGGGCGGCGACTTCTGCACCGGCGCGGATCTGTCGGCCGCCCCGGCCGAGGCGCAGCGCGGCATCACCCCCGAGATGACCATGGACGTGGCCAATCGCCTGGTGCGCGCGATCATCGACGTGCCGGTCCCGGTGGTGGCGCGGGTGCGTGGCGCGGCGGCCGGGGTCGGGGTGGCACTGGCCCTGGCCGCCGACCTCACCTACGCCGCCGACGACTCCTATCTGCTGCTGGCCTTCATCAATATCGGCCTGATGCCGGACGGCGGCGCGGCCGCGCTGGTCGCCGCGGCCGCCGGTCGGCCGCTGGCCGCCGAGATGGCGCTGCTGGGCGAGCGACTGCCCGCCCCCACCGCCGCGGCCCACGGCCTGTTCACCGCGGTGCTGCCCGCCGCCGAACTCGACGCCCGCGTCGACGCCGTCGCCGCCAAACTGGCGCAGGGCCCCCGCCGCGCCCTCGAACTCACCAAGCGCGCCCTCAACCACGCCACCCTCACCTCCCTCGACACCACCCTGGCCGCCGAAAAGGCAGGACAGGTCGAACTCCTGCGCTCCCCGGACTTCGCCGAGGGCGCCTTGGCCATGCTCACCAAGCGCAGAGCTGTGTTCACGGACTGA
- a CDS encoding lycopene cyclase family protein, with translation MSAQRVRRADLCVVGLGPTGRALAHRAVRAGFAVVAIDPRPEQPWLPTYSCWADELPAWVPERAIGARIAAPTVWTTTARRIERPYCVLSKSGLFEALALDGATVLSGRATTVRAHRVELHDGTTIIADTVFDTRGLPSPGPRRTASAHGIFVDADLAAPMVTEGEGLLLDWRPENGAGPGAPPSFLYAVPLGDGRVIFEETSLGLRGGMPQRELRRRTLNRLAAHGIRLRGNETHEAAHYPLDQPPPGPLTRRPGEAIPFGSRGGMIHPCTGYSVADSLSLVDPALDAVRAGLDPVRVLWPWQARLVYWMRTRGLYGLGRLTTAQAVTMFDAFFDASPRHQRALLSAHDDYAALGAVLVMTVSRTRPFHWRFDLVGMRNRNRWVGYEYGPAAVDSDPVLDPVLPDDRGVGG, from the coding sequence ATGAGTGCTCAGCGTGTCCGGCGAGCGGATCTGTGCGTGGTGGGGCTCGGGCCCACCGGGCGGGCGCTGGCGCACCGGGCCGTGCGGGCGGGATTCGCGGTGGTGGCGATCGATCCGCGACCGGAGCAGCCGTGGCTGCCGACCTATTCGTGCTGGGCGGACGAGCTTCCGGCGTGGGTGCCGGAGCGCGCGATCGGGGCGCGGATCGCGGCGCCGACGGTGTGGACCACCACCGCCCGCCGGATCGAGCGCCCCTACTGCGTGCTGTCGAAATCCGGGCTGTTCGAGGCGCTCGCGCTGGACGGCGCGACCGTGCTGAGCGGGCGGGCGACGACGGTGCGCGCGCATCGCGTCGAACTGCACGACGGGACGACGATCATCGCGGACACCGTCTTCGACACGCGCGGGCTGCCCTCCCCCGGCCCGCGCCGCACCGCCAGCGCGCACGGCATCTTCGTCGACGCCGACCTGGCCGCGCCGATGGTCACCGAGGGTGAGGGGCTGCTGCTGGACTGGCGGCCCGAGAACGGGGCGGGGCCGGGCGCGCCGCCGTCGTTCCTGTACGCGGTGCCGCTGGGCGACGGACGGGTCATCTTCGAGGAGACCAGCCTGGGGCTGCGCGGCGGCATGCCCCAGCGCGAACTGCGCCGCCGCACGCTGAATCGGCTTGCCGCCCACGGGATTCGGTTACGCGGTAACGAGACCCACGAGGCCGCGCACTATCCGCTGGATCAGCCGCCGCCCGGACCGCTGACCCGCCGACCCGGCGAGGCGATTCCGTTCGGCTCCCGCGGCGGCATGATCCATCCGTGCACGGGGTACAGCGTCGCCGACTCGTTGTCGCTGGTGGACCCCGCGCTCGACGCGGTGCGCGCGGGGCTGGATCCGGTGCGGGTGCTGTGGCCGTGGCAGGCGCGGCTGGTGTACTGGATGCGCACGCGCGGGCTCTACGGCCTGGGGCGGCTGACCACCGCGCAGGCGGTGACCATGTTCGACGCCTTCTTCGACGCCTCGCCGCGGCACCAGCGCGCCCTGCTGTCGGCCCACGACGACTACGCGGCCCTGGGCGCGGTGCTGGTCATGACCGTCTCCCGCACCCGGCCGTTCCACTGGCGCTTCGATCTGGTCGGGATGCGGAACCGAAACCGTTGGGTGGGTTACGAATACGGCCCGGCCGCCGTCGACTCAGACCCAGTTCTCGATCCAGTACTTCCAGACGATCGGGGCGTAGGCGGCTAA
- a CDS encoding SDR family oxidoreductase: MRIAVIGASGRIGGAVAGVLRGRGHEVVELTRAAGVDAYSGAGLGDALAGVAVVVDASNAPSTETAVVTDFFRTVARNVQREAASAGVRRIVVVSIVGIDGLTAGHYAGKLAHEGAYREGPVPVRIVRATQFHEFAEMMLEWTTRGDTADVPAMPTRLVAARAVAEKLADIAVADAAPDLVEIAGPEEQNLADAAAKLAARRGNPAHVRGVEDAADPNWPLVAAGVLRGGATAIVAGPTFDEWLDRHYPANTTQSAY, translated from the coding sequence ATGCGAATCGCAGTGATCGGGGCGAGTGGGCGGATCGGTGGCGCTGTTGCCGGGGTGCTGAGGGGGCGTGGGCATGAGGTGGTCGAGCTGACTCGGGCCGCCGGGGTGGACGCGTATTCCGGTGCGGGACTGGGCGATGCGCTGGCCGGGGTGGCGGTGGTCGTGGACGCGAGCAATGCGCCGAGCACGGAAACCGCCGTGGTGACCGACTTCTTCCGCACCGTGGCGCGAAATGTGCAGCGGGAGGCGGCTTCCGCGGGCGTGCGGCGGATCGTGGTGGTGTCGATCGTCGGCATCGACGGTCTCACCGCGGGCCACTACGCCGGGAAGCTCGCGCACGAGGGGGCCTACCGGGAGGGCCCGGTTCCGGTGCGCATCGTGCGCGCCACCCAGTTCCACGAATTCGCCGAGATGATGCTCGAGTGGACCACCCGGGGCGATACCGCCGACGTCCCGGCCATGCCGACCCGGCTGGTCGCGGCCCGGGCGGTCGCCGAGAAGCTGGCCGATATCGCCGTCGCCGACGCGGCCCCGGACCTGGTCGAGATCGCGGGGCCCGAGGAACAGAACCTCGCCGACGCGGCGGCGAAACTGGCTGCGCGGCGCGGGAATCCGGCGCACGTGCGGGGCGTCGAGGACGCCGCGGACCCGAACTGGCCGCTGGTCGCCGCCGGGGTGCTGCGGGGTGGAGCCACGGCGATCGTCGCCGGGCCGACCTTCGACGAATGGCTCGATCGGCACTACCCCGCGAACACGACGCAATCAGCCTACTGA
- a CDS encoding SDR family oxidoreductase — MAYLVTGATGWIGRYLIPELLKRSGEVCVLVRPGADSAYRFDRCAGDWAGGDRVRPVRGDLSRDGLDLDPEWIAAHRGSIEHVIHLAAGYDADGAGEGTRRVVDVAERLEAGVLHHVSTVEVAGAAAGPFTEDMFDIGQVLLTPRQRAAFAAERVIRERCGVPWRIYRPSIVIGHSRTGEIDRIGGPYHFFRLLRMAAQLPRILPIVVPKLGETNMVPVDFVTRALDHIAHLPAPAGTTYHLVDPRRQTVAEVLNLFADEAGAPHLVEVMPKQTLDMLRGLPGVGWVLPRLGVPLDVLEHSEFGCWFDRRNTTAALAGTDIRVPPLAAYAPIVWKYWIENWV; from the coding sequence ATGGCTTACCTGGTTACCGGCGCAACCGGGTGGATCGGTCGATACTTGATTCCGGAGTTGCTGAAGCGTAGCGGTGAGGTGTGCGTGCTGGTGCGGCCCGGGGCCGACTCGGCGTACCGCTTCGATCGCTGCGCCGGGGATTGGGCCGGTGGCGACCGGGTGCGCCCGGTGCGCGGCGACCTGAGCCGGGACGGACTCGACCTCGACCCGGAATGGATTGCGGCGCACCGCGGTTCGATCGAGCACGTCATCCATCTCGCCGCGGGCTACGACGCCGACGGCGCCGGCGAGGGCACCCGGCGCGTCGTCGATGTCGCCGAGCGGCTGGAAGCCGGTGTGCTGCACCATGTCTCGACGGTGGAGGTGGCCGGAGCCGCGGCGGGCCCGTTCACCGAGGACATGTTCGACATCGGGCAGGTGCTGCTCACGCCCCGGCAGCGCGCGGCCTTCGCCGCCGAGCGCGTGATCCGGGAGCGGTGCGGGGTGCCGTGGCGGATCTACCGCCCCTCGATCGTGATCGGGCACTCGCGCACCGGCGAGATCGACCGGATCGGCGGGCCGTACCATTTCTTCCGGCTGCTGCGGATGGCCGCGCAACTGCCACGCATCCTGCCGATCGTGGTGCCGAAACTCGGTGAGACCAATATGGTTCCGGTCGATTTCGTGACCCGCGCGCTGGACCACATCGCGCACCTGCCCGCCCCGGCGGGCACCACCTACCACCTGGTCGACCCGCGGCGGCAGACCGTGGCCGAGGTGCTGAACCTGTTCGCCGACGAGGCCGGGGCCCCGCATCTGGTGGAGGTCATGCCCAAGCAGACCCTCGACATGCTGCGCGGGCTGCCCGGTGTCGGCTGGGTGCTGCCGCGGCTCGGGGTGCCGCTGGATGTGCTGGAGCACAGCGAATTCGGGTGCTGGTTCGACCGCCGCAACACCACCGCCGCGCTGGCCGGCACCGACATCCGGGTGCCGCCGTTAGCCGCCTACGCCCCGATCGTCTGGAAGTACTGGATCGAGAACTGGGTCTGA